In one Mycobacterium sp. NBC_00419 genomic region, the following are encoded:
- a CDS encoding enoyl-CoA hydratase has protein sequence MSDLVLYEVRDRVALITVNDPDRRNAVTDAMSEQLRAAVEAAEAEAHAVVVTGAGKAFCAGADLSALGAAAREGLERIYAGFMAVGRCTLPTIAAVNGAAVGAGLNLALAADIRIAGPHALFDPRFQKLGIHPGGGATWMLQRAVGPQVARAALLFGMRFDAEAAVRHGLALEVADDPVAAALELAAGPASAPRDVVLSTKASMRATAIPGFLDTEHHEAAKNIELGPQATSIEAPEFKARLAAAQRR, from the coding sequence ATGTCTGACCTGGTGCTTTACGAGGTGCGCGACCGCGTCGCGCTGATCACCGTCAACGATCCGGATCGCCGCAACGCGGTCACCGATGCGATGTCCGAGCAGCTGCGGGCCGCGGTCGAGGCCGCCGAAGCCGAGGCCCACGCCGTCGTGGTCACCGGCGCCGGCAAGGCGTTCTGCGCCGGAGCGGACCTGTCGGCTCTCGGGGCGGCCGCCCGCGAGGGCCTGGAGCGGATCTACGCCGGCTTCATGGCGGTCGGACGGTGCACGCTGCCGACCATCGCCGCGGTGAACGGCGCCGCCGTGGGGGCAGGCCTGAACCTCGCCCTGGCCGCCGACATCCGCATCGCCGGACCGCATGCCTTGTTCGATCCGCGGTTCCAGAAACTGGGCATCCATCCCGGCGGCGGGGCGACCTGGATGCTGCAGCGCGCTGTCGGCCCTCAGGTGGCACGCGCCGCGCTGCTGTTCGGGATGCGATTCGACGCCGAAGCCGCCGTGCGACACGGGCTGGCCCTGGAGGTCGCCGACGATCCTGTTGCGGCCGCACTCGAACTGGCCGCCGGCCCGGCGTCGGCGCCGCGCGATGTGGTGCTGTCCACCAAGGCGTCGATGCGTGCCACGGCGATTCCCGGATTCCTCGACACCGAGCACCACGAGGCCGCCAAGAACATCGAACTCGGACCGCAGGCAACCTCGATCGAGGCCCCCGAGTTCAAGGCCCGGCTGGCCGCCGCTCAGCGGCGTTGA
- a CDS encoding dihydrolipoamide acetyltransferase family protein: MSDFLVPDLGEGLQDATITGWAVSVGDVVELNQTLCTVETNKAEVEIPSPYSGRILALGGAEGETLAVGTLLVRIDTGAPEPRTPVLVGYGTDNGMDRSRRVRAAPKVRKLAADLAVDLTSLAPGSGADGIVTRADVEAASGAEDIAVQGVRARMATQMSLSRSRIPDAHASVQVDCAALLRLRDRLEVTPFVLTLRMLLIALGRHRLLNATWVDSDGGAQIRLHPDVRLGIAVASERGLVVPVIADAHTLTTRQLASAVEQLIDKARTGRLTPAELGNSTFTVSNFGALGLDEGVPVINYPEAAIVGVGSLRPRAVVVDDEVVARPTMTLTCAFDHRVADGAQVAAFLTDLRALIEAPETALLDC; the protein is encoded by the coding sequence ATGAGCGATTTCCTGGTACCCGACCTCGGCGAAGGCTTGCAGGACGCCACGATCACCGGGTGGGCCGTGTCGGTCGGGGATGTGGTCGAACTCAACCAGACCCTGTGCACCGTCGAGACCAACAAGGCTGAGGTGGAGATACCCAGCCCCTACTCGGGCCGCATCCTCGCCCTCGGCGGCGCTGAAGGCGAAACCCTGGCCGTGGGAACGCTGTTGGTCCGCATCGACACCGGCGCACCCGAGCCGCGCACGCCGGTCCTCGTTGGCTACGGCACCGACAACGGCATGGATCGCAGCAGGCGGGTGCGGGCAGCGCCCAAGGTGCGCAAGCTGGCGGCGGATCTGGCCGTCGACCTGACGAGCCTGGCGCCGGGATCGGGTGCCGACGGGATCGTCACCCGTGCCGACGTCGAAGCCGCCAGTGGCGCTGAAGATATTGCAGTGCAGGGTGTTCGGGCGCGGATGGCGACGCAGATGTCGTTGTCGCGCAGCCGGATTCCCGATGCACACGCCAGCGTGCAGGTGGACTGCGCGGCGCTGCTGCGGTTGCGCGACCGGCTGGAGGTGACGCCGTTCGTGCTGACCTTGCGGATGCTGCTCATCGCGTTGGGTAGACATCGGTTGCTCAACGCGACCTGGGTGGACAGTGATGGTGGCGCGCAGATTCGACTGCACCCCGATGTCCGGCTGGGGATCGCAGTGGCCTCCGAGCGTGGCTTGGTGGTCCCGGTGATCGCGGATGCGCACACCCTGACCACACGCCAGCTCGCGAGCGCTGTCGAACAGCTCATCGACAAGGCGCGAACGGGCCGTCTCACACCGGCGGAGTTGGGCAATTCGACGTTCACGGTGTCGAATTTCGGCGCCCTGGGCCTCGACGAAGGAGTGCCGGTCATCAACTATCCCGAGGCCGCGATAGTGGGTGTCGGCTCATTGCGGCCACGTGCGGTGGTGGTCGACGACGAGGTAGTGGCCCGCCCCACGATGACGTTGACGTGCGCCTTCGACCATCGGGTTGCCGACGGCGCGCAGGTCGCGGCGTTCCTGACCGACCTGCGTGCTCTGATCGAAGCGCCGGAGACGGCGCTATTGGATTGTTAG
- a CDS encoding HNH endonuclease: MCESLLEIDTGAGESALVERIAELERLKAAAAAGQARLAVALDVSRRAAEAAAGVPAAKRGRGVASEVALARRDSPARGGRHLGLAKALVLEMPHTLAALETGVLSEWRATLVVRESACLDLEDRRRLDVELCSDPATLEGLGDAALVAAAKAIAYRLDPHAVVDRAAKAPGERTVTIRPAPDTMTYLTALLPVAQGVSVFAALKRQADVCCDGRSRGQVMADALVERVTGRPADQPVPVAVSVVISDQALLGVAQGAAVIAGYGPVPSAVAQKMVLDAVGDPKSRATLRRLYARPGSGALVAMESRARRFPKALATFIALRDQRCRTPYCDAPIRHTDHVQPHRAGGVTSGGNGAGLCEACNYTKEAQGWRVIAGPDENGRHTVEIITPTGTHYHCVAPPVPGTPKIPRSSAEIYLNGELLKVIAA, encoded by the coding sequence ATGTGCGAATCATTGTTGGAGATCGACACCGGTGCCGGGGAGTCGGCGCTCGTGGAGCGTATTGCTGAGTTGGAGCGGTTGAAGGCGGCCGCGGCGGCGGGTCAGGCGCGGTTGGCGGTCGCGTTGGATGTCTCGCGTCGTGCGGCGGAGGCGGCGGCGGGGGTGCCGGCGGCGAAGCGCGGTCGGGGTGTGGCGAGCGAGGTGGCGTTGGCGCGGCGGGATTCCCCGGCGCGGGGTGGGCGGCATCTGGGGTTGGCCAAGGCCCTGGTGTTGGAGATGCCGCACACGTTGGCGGCGTTGGAGACCGGGGTGCTCTCGGAGTGGCGGGCCACGCTGGTGGTGCGCGAGTCCGCCTGCCTGGACCTCGAGGATCGTCGCCGCCTGGATGTCGAGTTGTGTTCCGATCCGGCCACGCTCGAGGGGCTCGGAGATGCAGCGTTGGTGGCCGCGGCCAAGGCGATTGCCTATCGACTGGATCCCCACGCGGTGGTCGATCGGGCGGCCAAGGCCCCCGGCGAACGCACCGTGACGATCCGGCCGGCACCGGACACCATGACGTATCTGACGGCGTTGTTGCCGGTGGCCCAGGGCGTCTCGGTGTTCGCGGCCCTCAAACGCCAGGCCGATGTCTGTTGTGATGGGCGTTCGCGGGGTCAGGTGATGGCTGATGCGTTGGTGGAGAGGGTGACCGGTCGGCCTGCTGATCAACCGGTTCCGGTGGCGGTCAGTGTGGTGATCTCCGATCAGGCCCTGCTCGGAGTGGCGCAGGGGGCGGCGGTGATCGCCGGCTACGGGCCGGTGCCCTCGGCGGTGGCGCAGAAGATGGTCCTGGATGCGGTCGGTGATCCGAAGTCGCGGGCGACGCTGCGCCGGCTGTATGCCCGCCCCGGCAGTGGGGCGTTGGTGGCGATGGAGTCGCGGGCCCGGCGCTTCCCTAAAGCCCTGGCCACCTTCATCGCGCTGCGTGATCAACGGTGTCGCACCCCGTATTGCGATGCCCCGATCCGCCACACCGATCACGTGCAGCCTCATCGGGCTGGTGGTGTCACCAGTGGCGGCAATGGGGCTGGGTTGTGCGAGGCCTGCAACTACACCAAAGAAGCCCAAGGCTGGCGAGTCATTGCCGGACCCGATGAGAACGGCAGACACACAGTGGAGATCATCACCCCGACCGGCACGCACTACCACTGCGTGGCACCACCGGTACCCGGCACACCGAAGATCCCGCGCAGCTCCGCCGAGATCTACCTCAACGGCGAGCTCCTCAAAGTCATCGCCGCTTGA
- a CDS encoding BTAD domain-containing putative transcriptional regulator codes for MTAPHGHSVRIAVLGPVRAWIGSVPVELGGPRQRSLLARLVLAQGHVVSVDRLIEDLWQGEPPPKALSALQAYISHLRRVLEPDRQRRAPATVILSEAPGYRLRLPAAAVDAWHFDEQVRRAQADDDAPRRVSALTSALEHWAGDPYAEVSDARWAVAEAARLTELRFTAIELRAQAHLSLDHDALVVGELEGHVREHPTREGAAVILATALYRANRQADALDVLRRTRSHLADELGLEPGRAIRDLEDAILGQAPHLDSGRPTIPPAAPQQASQVIATEPQSLHGRSRELAAIDRAAEEARRLGSRLVWLGGEAGWGKTTIAAAAAARLRAAGWTVAEGRCPEVDGAPPGWAWTEVLRHFGDAYVPTESRDRHALAPLLHDHGPPEADGHSTFWTAHAVAALVGRAANDGPVAVLLDDLHRTDGLTLELLRLVTHELRDSPLLVVATYRPSESGSELASARAALAAQTAAHVAVGGLDDAATAALAADCGLPHLTGEALRSLRDRTGGNPLFVRELARLTTAEGLDASTVAVPAGVGDVLRRRLGRLPGATVTALRQAAVLGREVDVDLLAGLAHREPDDLLDALEPAVLVGLLEEPAPGRVRFAHSLVRDTLYEDTSLLRRSRLHANALGQLLQQRDTADPAALAYHAVAAATPASAVAAADFAMAAARDADRVGAPVEAARQWRAAVRMLQLANWAESGEDEAERTVEAYCGVVSASARIGDVVAARDALKQALPVAAPSPQRTARLLTAWDAPLVWRTRVGDNPDIEILGALRRALAGEPTPGQRVRLLAAVFAELEGADPPAAIAASVEGLTLARGLYEHDPAAHGRTLCTALNIAAYGALGPDEAHNREQLTDEFLAAADAAAAVDYQAVAHWLAFLTAAGRSDLPAAQQHVELAVARAGTGQLAQLLTVLEVFKAQLTVLGGDIDEGERRYDAAAAQLAQQGAANGGVISVVGRLTAGLARGDLAVMADELVAVHAYVSTSIADAAVLALLDAGRPDEARQIWATRQPVERSYYWLAITTLRAHAAVALEDADAAAKCAEELRPYSGRMAGLDNGSLLTGPVDEALAAVAELLGNTEDARRYRAAAAALRPKLASEANTVRSNLR; via the coding sequence ATGACGGCACCGCACGGACACTCGGTTCGCATCGCGGTGCTGGGTCCGGTTCGGGCCTGGATTGGTTCGGTCCCAGTCGAACTCGGCGGCCCTCGGCAGCGATCATTGCTGGCCCGCCTGGTGCTGGCCCAAGGGCATGTCGTCTCGGTGGACCGGCTCATCGAGGACCTCTGGCAAGGTGAGCCCCCACCGAAAGCGCTCTCGGCGCTGCAGGCATATATCTCACATCTGCGAAGGGTGCTCGAGCCGGACCGGCAACGGCGGGCTCCGGCAACAGTGATCCTCAGCGAGGCGCCCGGGTACCGCCTGCGACTGCCCGCCGCCGCCGTCGACGCCTGGCACTTCGACGAACAGGTCCGGAGGGCACAGGCTGACGACGACGCACCACGGCGCGTCTCTGCGCTGACATCAGCGCTCGAGCACTGGGCCGGTGATCCCTACGCCGAGGTGTCAGACGCCCGGTGGGCAGTCGCCGAGGCGGCACGGTTGACCGAATTGCGCTTCACCGCAATCGAGTTGCGTGCGCAAGCCCATTTGTCCCTCGATCACGACGCACTGGTCGTTGGCGAGTTGGAGGGGCACGTCCGCGAGCATCCCACCAGGGAGGGCGCCGCGGTGATCCTGGCTACAGCCCTGTACCGCGCCAACCGACAGGCTGACGCGCTGGATGTCTTGCGCCGCACCCGTAGCCACCTCGCCGATGAGCTGGGACTCGAGCCGGGCCGTGCCATTCGCGACCTCGAAGATGCCATCCTCGGCCAAGCCCCTCATCTCGACTCCGGCCGGCCAACGATCCCGCCTGCCGCCCCCCAGCAGGCGTCACAGGTGATCGCCACGGAACCTCAATCGCTACACGGCCGTTCGCGAGAGCTCGCCGCCATTGACCGGGCCGCCGAGGAGGCGCGCCGCCTCGGTAGCCGGCTGGTCTGGTTAGGCGGCGAAGCCGGTTGGGGAAAGACGACGATCGCCGCAGCGGCGGCGGCACGATTGCGGGCCGCCGGCTGGACAGTCGCAGAGGGGCGCTGTCCGGAAGTTGACGGCGCGCCACCCGGGTGGGCCTGGACCGAGGTGCTGCGCCATTTCGGCGACGCGTACGTGCCCACCGAATCGCGTGATCGCCACGCTCTCGCACCGCTGCTTCATGACCACGGCCCCCCGGAGGCGGACGGGCACAGCACGTTCTGGACCGCCCATGCCGTGGCCGCGCTGGTGGGACGGGCAGCCAACGACGGTCCGGTCGCCGTTCTGCTCGACGACCTGCACCGCACCGACGGTTTGACCCTCGAGCTTCTTCGCCTCGTGACACACGAACTGCGGGACAGTCCACTGCTGGTTGTCGCCACCTATCGACCGTCGGAGTCGGGCAGCGAATTGGCCTCCGCCCGAGCTGCATTGGCGGCCCAGACTGCAGCTCATGTTGCCGTCGGGGGCCTCGACGACGCCGCGACGGCGGCCCTCGCCGCAGACTGTGGTCTGCCTCATCTGACCGGGGAAGCCCTGCGGTCGCTGCGTGACCGAACAGGGGGCAATCCATTGTTCGTTCGCGAACTGGCGCGCCTGACGACGGCCGAGGGACTTGATGCGTCCACGGTGGCCGTGCCTGCGGGCGTGGGCGACGTGCTGCGCCGCCGTCTCGGCCGACTGCCCGGTGCCACCGTGACCGCCCTGCGCCAGGCCGCCGTGCTGGGCCGTGAGGTCGACGTCGATCTGCTGGCCGGGTTGGCGCATCGCGAGCCCGATGATCTGCTCGACGCATTGGAGCCTGCTGTCCTGGTCGGCCTGCTCGAAGAGCCCGCCCCGGGTCGGGTCCGGTTCGCCCACTCGCTGGTCCGCGACACCCTCTATGAGGACACTTCGCTGCTGCGGCGCTCGCGCCTGCACGCCAACGCGCTCGGTCAGCTTCTGCAGCAGCGCGACACCGCCGACCCGGCAGCGTTGGCCTATCACGCGGTGGCGGCTGCGACCCCGGCCAGTGCAGTCGCGGCCGCAGATTTCGCCATGGCGGCCGCCCGCGACGCCGATCGGGTGGGCGCACCGGTTGAAGCAGCACGACAGTGGCGGGCCGCGGTGCGCATGCTGCAGCTGGCCAACTGGGCCGAGTCCGGCGAGGACGAAGCCGAGCGCACCGTTGAGGCCTACTGCGGAGTGGTGTCCGCCTCCGCGCGCATCGGCGACGTCGTGGCCGCCCGCGACGCGCTCAAGCAGGCATTGCCGGTGGCGGCGCCATCCCCTCAGCGCACCGCGCGTCTTCTGACGGCCTGGGACGCGCCCCTGGTGTGGCGGACCCGCGTAGGTGACAACCCCGACATCGAGATCCTCGGCGCGCTCCGACGGGCACTGGCGGGTGAGCCGACCCCGGGGCAACGGGTTCGGCTGCTCGCCGCAGTGTTCGCAGAGTTGGAAGGCGCTGACCCACCGGCCGCCATCGCAGCCAGTGTCGAAGGCCTGACCCTGGCGCGTGGGTTGTACGAACACGATCCAGCCGCCCATGGCCGCACCTTGTGTACGGCTCTCAACATCGCGGCGTACGGGGCTCTAGGCCCCGACGAGGCCCACAACCGTGAGCAGCTCACCGACGAGTTCCTGGCCGCCGCCGACGCCGCCGCCGCGGTCGACTATCAGGCCGTCGCCCACTGGCTGGCATTCCTGACCGCCGCCGGGCGCTCGGATCTGCCTGCCGCTCAACAGCATGTCGAACTTGCGGTGGCGCGAGCAGGCACCGGACAGCTCGCGCAGTTGCTCACTGTGCTGGAGGTGTTCAAGGCCCAGCTCACCGTGCTCGGCGGCGATATCGACGAGGGCGAGCGACGTTACGATGCCGCGGCAGCCCAGTTGGCACAACAGGGTGCGGCCAACGGGGGTGTGATCTCGGTGGTCGGCCGGTTGACCGCGGGGCTGGCGCGCGGCGATCTCGCTGTGATGGCCGACGAACTCGTGGCCGTGCACGCCTACGTCTCGACCTCGATCGCCGACGCCGCGGTCCTGGCGCTGTTGGACGCGGGCCGCCCCGACGAAGCGCGCCAGATCTGGGCGACCCGCCAGCCGGTGGAGCGTTCCTACTACTGGCTGGCTATCACCACGCTGCGCGCTCACGCCGCTGTAGCCCTCGAAGATGCTGACGCCGCTGCGAAATGCGCTGAGGAACTCCGACCGTACTCCGGGCGGATGGCCGGACTCGACAACGGCAGCCTGCTGACCGGGCCGGTCGATGAAGCCTTGGCCGCCGTCGCCGAGTTGCTCGGCAACACCGAGGATGCTCGGCGCTACCGCGCCGCCGCCGCCGCGCTGCGCCCCAAGCTGGCGTCCGAGGCGAACACCGTCCGCTCGAACTTGCGGTGA
- a CDS encoding Ig-like domain-containing protein codes for MTQTTPTRSSRYIGRVGALAFALGVGVAIATNTGIAAADTGSSTGHSARQSTKASDNQTSSKRTRVMQVTARPSAAVASPRRPVVPKSATSLTDLVGYARREVEQAQTTTQPSPSIGNTFFAQTPVLAYNAAQNVQAADGTITGTLNASQANGYALTYTVSGAQKGAVDIHPDGTFTYSPDPDFTTLGGTDTFTVVADDRPGNALHWHGLATLFAPNGGATATQQVTVLQNPGSTLPTTVLATTDQLQAEQLVAQIANSPIMQLAKVILKAGWWLAAQKNFAAVGGPDQANLDQLDQAVNEYANQAAIEVLLLNSNSPKVLQQVNPPHDWYLQSFSGARIWYDNPDTIYRFVGVNTASKYVITGRFDGSLPADTNFSVLTGLSGATADNLNGRDLVLEPDGSFSITVDSTPTAPGQTNHLYLPPGTTLITTRNTLADWNTEEPMSLSILRVSGPPDSLFSQIGGFAIPGIGPLVSSNPLLTQLVSLIPPLPAPRLLQSVEAATIMLLLGISGENTYMSLATTDAVTGQPKQPNVFTDPSRQASFLATQLQSTGYFQLTDDETLVLTIDPGRARYFSVPITNDWTITNNYWDDQTSMNVSQAVANGDGTYTIVVSPTDPGFANWVSTGGLNQGTIAIRFQDFDPNNTTDPTVSSTVVPISQLNLPAIPYDRQAQIAARQLGYSKRYWPYPQA; via the coding sequence GTGACGCAGACCACACCAACCCGTTCTAGCCGCTATATCGGACGGGTCGGGGCGCTCGCCTTCGCACTCGGAGTCGGAGTGGCGATCGCCACCAACACCGGAATCGCGGCCGCCGACACCGGGAGTTCGACGGGACACTCCGCGCGGCAATCCACCAAGGCGTCCGACAACCAGACCTCATCCAAGCGCACGCGCGTCATGCAGGTGACCGCCCGCCCGAGCGCCGCCGTCGCCAGCCCACGCCGCCCCGTCGTCCCAAAGAGTGCGACATCGCTGACCGATCTCGTTGGCTATGCGAGGAGAGAAGTCGAACAGGCCCAGACCACGACCCAACCCAGCCCAAGTATCGGCAACACCTTCTTCGCCCAGACCCCTGTGCTCGCCTACAACGCCGCGCAGAACGTCCAGGCCGCCGACGGGACGATCACCGGAACACTCAACGCCTCTCAGGCCAACGGCTACGCACTCACCTACACCGTGTCCGGCGCCCAGAAGGGCGCCGTCGATATCCATCCCGACGGGACGTTCACCTACTCCCCCGACCCGGACTTCACGACACTCGGTGGAACCGACACGTTCACCGTCGTCGCCGACGACAGACCCGGCAACGCACTGCATTGGCATGGGCTGGCAACGCTTTTCGCGCCCAACGGCGGGGCCACCGCCACCCAGCAGGTGACCGTTCTGCAGAACCCGGGAAGCACACTTCCGACCACTGTGCTCGCCACCACCGATCAGCTGCAGGCTGAGCAGCTCGTCGCCCAGATCGCGAACTCGCCGATCATGCAGTTGGCCAAGGTCATCCTCAAAGCGGGGTGGTGGCTGGCCGCCCAGAAGAACTTCGCCGCTGTGGGCGGCCCGGATCAAGCCAACTTGGACCAGCTGGACCAGGCCGTCAACGAGTACGCCAATCAGGCGGCCATCGAAGTGCTCCTGCTGAACTCGAACAGTCCGAAGGTCCTGCAGCAGGTCAATCCGCCGCACGATTGGTATCTGCAGAGTTTCTCGGGTGCGCGGATCTGGTACGACAACCCCGACACGATCTACCGCTTCGTCGGGGTGAACACCGCCTCGAAGTACGTCATCACCGGGCGCTTCGACGGATCGCTACCGGCCGACACCAACTTCAGCGTGCTCACCGGATTGAGCGGGGCGACCGCGGACAACCTCAACGGCAGAGATCTTGTCCTCGAGCCGGATGGTTCGTTCAGCATCACCGTCGATTCCACGCCCACCGCACCGGGCCAGACCAACCATCTGTACCTGCCGCCCGGCACCACACTCATCACTACCCGAAACACGTTGGCGGACTGGAACACCGAGGAACCGATGAGTCTGTCGATCCTGCGTGTCAGCGGACCACCGGACAGTCTGTTCAGCCAGATCGGCGGCTTCGCCATCCCGGGCATCGGACCATTGGTCTCGTCTAACCCGCTTCTGACACAGTTGGTCTCGCTGATTCCCCCACTTCCTGCACCGCGTCTCCTGCAGTCGGTGGAGGCGGCCACGATCATGCTCCTGCTCGGTATCAGCGGCGAGAACACCTACATGTCGCTGGCGACGACCGATGCGGTCACTGGTCAGCCCAAGCAGCCGAACGTCTTCACCGACCCCTCCCGCCAAGCCTCCTTCCTCGCAACGCAATTGCAGAGCACCGGGTACTTCCAACTCACCGACGACGAGACCCTCGTCCTGACGATTGATCCGGGTCGGGCGCGCTACTTCAGCGTTCCCATCACCAATGACTGGACCATCACCAACAACTATTGGGACGATCAGACCAGCATGAACGTGAGCCAGGCCGTCGCCAACGGCGACGGGACCTACACGATCGTGGTCTCGCCGACCGATCCCGGCTTCGCCAACTGGGTGTCCACCGGCGGGCTGAATCAGGGGACGATCGCGATCCGTTTCCAGGACTTCGATCCCAACAACACCACCGACCCGACGGTGAGCTCAACCGTGGTGCCGATCAGCCAGCTCAACCTGCCGGCGATCCCGTACGACCGGCAGGCTCAGATCGCGGCGCGCCAGCTCGGCTACAGCAAGCGCTATTGGCCGTATCCGCAGGCCTAA
- the pdhA gene encoding pyruvate dehydrogenase (acetyl-transferring) E1 component subunit alpha: protein MGQLVQFIAPDGTATADSDYRLPPETLAWLYEHLVLTRDLDGEFVNLQRQGELALYASCRGQEAAQVGAAACLRKTDWLFPQFRELGVFLVRGIAPGQVAAVWRGSWHGGLDFTAKCCAPITIPIATHAPHAVGAAMAAQRLGETTVTVAFLGDGATSEGDTHEAMNLAAVENAPCVFFVQNNQWAISVPASRQYAGPSIADRAAGYGMPGVIVDGNDVLACYQVMSEAAARARTGGGPTLIEAITYRMSPHTTSDDAARYRPEEELALWATRDPITRYRIYLERLGLLDERLEHRVAARSARLRAELRTAVVDAPDPDVGELFDVVYAEPTPLMAAQRAQLLAEMAKEN, encoded by the coding sequence ATGGGTCAGTTGGTGCAGTTCATCGCACCCGACGGAACCGCTACGGCGGACTCCGACTACCGGCTGCCGCCAGAAACCTTGGCCTGGCTTTACGAACACCTCGTCCTGACCCGCGACCTCGACGGCGAGTTCGTCAACCTGCAGCGTCAGGGCGAGCTGGCCCTCTACGCCTCGTGTCGCGGTCAGGAGGCCGCCCAGGTCGGTGCCGCAGCGTGCCTGCGCAAGACCGACTGGCTGTTCCCGCAATTTCGTGAACTCGGCGTCTTCCTGGTGCGCGGTATCGCACCGGGGCAGGTCGCGGCGGTGTGGCGAGGATCCTGGCACGGTGGCCTCGACTTCACGGCGAAATGCTGTGCGCCGATTACGATCCCCATCGCCACCCACGCCCCCCATGCCGTCGGTGCCGCGATGGCCGCGCAGCGACTCGGCGAGACGACCGTCACGGTGGCGTTCCTCGGTGACGGCGCCACCAGCGAAGGCGATACCCACGAGGCCATGAACCTGGCCGCCGTCGAGAACGCGCCGTGCGTGTTCTTCGTCCAGAACAACCAATGGGCGATCTCGGTTCCGGCCAGCAGGCAGTATGCCGGCCCGTCGATCGCCGACCGCGCCGCCGGATACGGGATGCCGGGCGTCATCGTCGACGGCAACGACGTCCTAGCCTGCTACCAGGTGATGAGCGAGGCGGCCGCCCGTGCCCGCACCGGCGGCGGGCCGACCCTGATCGAGGCCATCACCTATCGGATGAGTCCGCACACCACCTCCGATGACGCCGCGCGCTACCGCCCGGAAGAAGAACTCGCCCTGTGGGCGACCCGTGATCCGATCACCCGCTACCGCATCTACCTCGAGCGTCTCGGCCTGCTCGATGAGCGGCTGGAACATCGGGTGGCCGCCCGCTCGGCGCGGCTGCGGGCCGAGCTGCGCACCGCGGTGGTCGACGCGCCCGACCCGGACGTCGGGGAGCTCTTCGACGTCGTCTACGCCGAACCCACGCCGCTGATGGCCGCCCAGCGCGCGCAACTGCTGGCCGAGATGGCGAAGGAGAACTGA
- a CDS encoding alpha-ketoacid dehydrogenase subunit beta: protein MTQIIEPPAFFSTLPEVTTLTMAQAINRALHDAMAADDRVLVFGEDVAQLGGVFRITEGLTETFGTQRCFDTPLAESAIIGMAIGLAIRGFVPVPEIQFDGFSYPAFDQMVSHLAKYRTRTRGAVDMPVTVRIPSFGGIGAVEHHSESTETYWTHTAGLKVVVPSTPSDAYWLLRHAIAARDPVIYLEPKRRYWGREAVDLLEPAPPIGRAAVRRVGADVTVLTYGGLVATALGAAEIAEPDLEVIDLRSLNPLDFDTVAASVTKTGRAVIMHEGPRTLGFGAELAARISEELFYDLEAPVLRATGFDTPYPPARMEKVWLPGVDRLLDCVEKVMRRP, encoded by the coding sequence ATGACCCAGATCATCGAACCCCCGGCATTCTTCAGCACCTTGCCCGAGGTCACCACCCTGACCATGGCGCAGGCGATCAACCGTGCACTGCACGATGCGATGGCCGCCGACGATCGCGTCTTGGTCTTCGGCGAGGACGTGGCCCAGCTCGGCGGGGTCTTCCGCATCACCGAGGGCCTGACCGAAACCTTCGGAACACAAAGGTGTTTCGACACCCCGCTCGCCGAATCGGCGATCATCGGAATGGCAATCGGCCTGGCCATCCGCGGGTTCGTCCCGGTACCCGAGATCCAGTTCGACGGCTTCTCCTACCCGGCGTTCGACCAGATGGTCAGCCACCTCGCCAAGTACCGCACCCGCACCAGGGGCGCGGTGGACATGCCGGTCACGGTGCGCATCCCGTCGTTCGGCGGTATCGGCGCGGTGGAACACCACTCGGAGTCCACCGAGACGTATTGGACGCACACGGCGGGGCTGAAAGTGGTGGTGCCCTCCACGCCATCGGACGCCTACTGGCTGCTGCGCCATGCGATCGCGGCGCGTGACCCGGTCATCTACCTGGAACCCAAACGCCGCTACTGGGGCCGCGAAGCCGTCGACCTCCTCGAGCCGGCACCCCCGATCGGGCGCGCCGCGGTCCGCCGGGTGGGCGCCGATGTCACGGTGCTGACCTACGGCGGACTCGTCGCCACCGCACTCGGTGCCGCGGAGATCGCCGAGCCCGATCTCGAAGTGATCGACCTGCGTTCGTTGAACCCGTTGGACTTTGACACCGTGGCGGCCTCGGTGACCAAGACGGGTCGCGCCGTGATCATGCACGAGGGCCCGCGGACGTTGGGCTTCGGGGCCGAGCTGGCCGCCCGCATCTCCGAGGAACTGTTCTACGACCTGGAAGCTCCGGTGCTGCGGGCCACCGGATTCGACACCCCGTACCCGCCGGCCCGGATGGAGAAAGTGTGGCTGCCCGGCGTCGACCGGCTGCTGGACTGCGTCGAGAAAGTGATGCGACGGCCATGA